The following coding sequences are from one Capsicum annuum cultivar UCD-10X-F1 chromosome 3, UCD10Xv1.1, whole genome shotgun sequence window:
- the LOC107853951 gene encoding WUSCHEL-related homeobox 1, with translation MWMMGYNDGGDFNMPDSFNGRKLRPLMPRVPHPPNPTANPTNCLRSIHGDNFIALNHHQLAMSEQNKRDFHTQQLVVSSRWNPTPEQLQTLEELYRRGTRTPSAEQIQHITAQLRRYGKIEGKNVFYWFQNHKARERQKRRRQLESAANGAAGGGDDQSHSNCNAENTERKESGANRTVFEIEQTKHWPCPTNCSTIPEKTAATTKAMAAAAAGGVAESCRAAAEKWIPFDEGEQRRSLLAERNATWQMMHLSCSTPNNTNTIHLMNNNSTSTICSNIVTATSNPITSSCPSTPRTMDHQPKQLFKPKDHLNIFIAPFRSACDQKQHENIVNVIGDDDEEGHGESQTLELFPLRSSSDNNDENIFCDKDEIGAAANSNNNFNGSHYQFFEFLPLKN, from the exons atgtGGATGATGGGTTACAACGACGGGGGAGATTTTAACATGCCGGATTCATTCAATGGCAGAAAACTCCGTCCACTAATGCCAAGAGTACCTCATCCTCCTAATCCTACTGCTAATCCTACTAATTGCTTAAGAAGCATTCATGGTGACAACTTTATTGCACTTAATCATCATCAACTTG CTATGAGTGAGCAAAATAAGAGAGATTTCCATACGCAACAATTAGTTGTGAGCTCACGTTGGAATCCAACTCCAGAACAACTACAAACGCTGGAGGAGTTATATCGTCGTGGCACGAGAACTCCTTCAGCTGAACAGATTCAGCACATCACTGCACAACTTCGACGTTATGGGAAAATTGAAGGGAAGAATGTTTTTTACTGGTTTCAAAATCACAAGGCGAGAGAACGTCAAAAACGACGTCGTCAACTTGAATCAGCTGCTAATGGTGCTGCTGGTGGTGGTGATGATCAGTCTCATAGTAATTGTAACGCTGAAAACACCGAAAGGAAAGAATCAG GGGCAAATAGGACAGTTTTTGAAATTGAACAGACCAAGCACTGGCCATGCCCAACAAACTGCAGTACTATTCCAGAG AAAACTGCAGCAACAACAAAGGCAAtggcagcagcagcagcaggTGGTGTGGCAGAATCATGTAGAGCAGCAGCAGAAAAATGGATACCATTCGATGAAGGTGAACAAAGAAGGAGCCTATTAGCAGAAAGGAATGCCACGTGGCAGATGATGCATTTGTCTTGTTCAAcacccaacaacaccaacactaTCCATCTCATGAATAACAATTCTACTTCAACAATTTGTAGTAATATTGTCACTGCAACAAGTAATCCAATCACAAGCAGCTGTCCATCAACACCAAGAACAATGGATCATCAGCCAAAACAACTTTTCAAACCCAAAGATCATCTTAACATCTTTATAGCGCCCTTCAGATCAGCATGTGATCAAAAACAACACGAAAATATCGTAAACGTCATCGGAGACGACGACGAAGAAGGTCATGGTGAATCACAGACCCTTGAATTGTTTCCTCTCCGCAGCAGCAGTGACAACAacgatgaaaatattttttgtgacaaGGACGAAATAGGGGCAGCTGCTAACTCGAATAACAATTTTAATGGTAGCCATTACCAGTTTTTTGAGTTCCTTCCACTCAAGAACTGA